From Dreissena polymorpha isolate Duluth1 chromosome 15, UMN_Dpol_1.0, whole genome shotgun sequence, a single genomic window includes:
- the LOC127861181 gene encoding uncharacterized protein LOC127861181, with amino-acid sequence MAAFSQSTIEKGNDWVQDFLCSACEDEKLNESADFYCDSCKKFYCRKCIHLHGQLFKKHSTHGRSDMKKWPVVKKVEDFLLKCDVHKEENLASFCEDHSKLCCNTCAFHNHRQCKTVMLLSDLVKNTSTDLKQVLVTIQTTLAELKKLQDNQEASIQSVQSSYDEQLHKIQETRQKILAALDMLEKKTLQEMKDTLTKLQASLKSDVDKCSTLRNEFKQLRDAIQDISDKSKQELSFIASIKCKDKIHQFENYQKKNFAQLKFSITFQPNSEIMQYLSQLSGLGKIEHFAQSLTAVGNADQIISIDGKSKYDVHIQGDSITCRIEDICVLPSGQVLVVDSQNNKVKLLNKQYQVVSHCSVSDSPWGICQITPSEVGVTVGKEVQFIKINNNQLVKDRKLKFQHNCLVIASHRGDLFVTSGTELYNYSLDGKLVSKLQENNSDTNTVMGCAVSPTGDKLYITNFDEHKLLTLARDGSVLSIFTNPELVYPTCVHVTPAGQVLVCGGTSYTILQIDSKGSRKLATLATGSDGIYCPRSVCYNSNTDSIIVGTESVFVGQSNYILVYKVK; translated from the exons ATGGCAGCTTTTTCGCAATCCACCATTGAAAAAGGAAATGACTGGGTCCAAGACTTTTTGTGTTCGGCGTGCGAAGACGAGAAACTGAACGAATCTGCTGATTTCTACTGTGACTCTTGCAAGAAGTTTTACTGCCGAAAATGTATCCACTTGCACGGCCAATTGTTTAAGAAACATTCCACTCATGGAAGGAGTgatatgaagaaatggccagtgGTCAAGAAGGTGGAAGATTTTCTTCTAAAATGTGATGTTCACAAAGAAGAAAACCTTGCAAGTTTTTGCGAAGACCATAGCAAGCTGTGCTGCAATACTTGTGCTTTCCATAATCACAG GCAATGCAAAACGGTGATGCTTTTATCTGACTTGGTTAAAAATACCTCCACAGACCTCAAACAAGTATTAGTTACTATCCAAACTACTCTGGCAGAACTGAAGAAGCTTCAAGACAATCAGGAGGCTAGCATTCAGTCTGTGCAAAGTTCATATGATGAGCAGTTACACAAGATACAGGAAACTCGGCAAAAGATACTTGCAGCCTTAGACATGCTTGAAAAGAAAACTCTGCAGGAAATGAAAGATACACTGACAAAACTGCAAGCCTCTCTAAAAAGTGATGTTGACAAATGTTCCACTCTTCGAAATGAATTTAAACAACTTAGAGACGCTATTCAGGACATAAGCGATAAAAGCAAGCAAGAACTATCTTTTATAGCCAGCATTAAATGCAAGGACAAAATACATCAGTTTGAAAACTATCAGAAGAAGAACTTTGCTCAACTAAAATTTTCAATAACTTTCCAGCCTAATAGTGAAATAATGCAGTACCTTTCCCAGTTGTCCGGTCTTGGGAAGATTGAACACTTTGCCCAGTCATTGACTGCAGTGGGAAATGCAGACCAAATCATAAGTATTGATGGGAAGTCTAAGTATGATGTACACATACAGGGTGATTCAATTACTTGCAGAATCGAAGACATTTGTGTTCTCCCTAGTGGACAAGTCCTTGTTGTAGATAGCCAAAATAATAAAGTCAAGCTGTTGAACAAGCAGTACCAGGTTGTGAGTCACTGTAGTGTATCTGATTCGCCTTGGGGCATATGTCAGATCACACCAAGTGAGGTTGGTGTTACTGTTGGTAaagaggtccagtttatcaaaatcaACAACAACCAGCTGGTGAAAGACAGAAAGCTCAAGTTTCAACATAACTGTTTGGTTATTGCCTCCCACCGGGGTGACCTGTTTGTAACCTCAGGTACTGAACTATACAACTACTCGCTGGATGGTAAACTAGTCAGCAAACTGCAGGAGAATAATTCAGATACAAATACAG TAATGGGTTGTGCAGTGAGCCCGACAGGTGACAAGTTGTATATCACAAACTTCGATGAGCACAAGCTCCTCACTCTGGCCAGGGATGGATCAGTCCTTTCCATCTTCACAAACCCTGAATTGGTCTATCCAACTTGTGTACATGTgacacctgcaggccaggtgctggtatgTGGAGGGACTTCCTATACTATCCTACAGATTGACAGTAAGGGCAGTAGGAAGCTGGCCACTCTGGCTACAGGGAGCGATGGGATTTATTGCCCAaggtcagtctgctacaacagcaACACTGACTCCATTATTGTGGGAACTGAATCTGTTTTTGTGGGACAGTCTAACTACATCCTGGTGTACAAAGTGAAATAG